Genomic DNA from Paenibacillus borealis:
GGCAGTTGCTGCAGGTGCCGTAGTTGCAGCTGTTCCGTTATTGGCCGCATTGTTATTTCCACATGCGGATAATAGCAGTGTTGTTGTCATGAGTCCGGCCATAGCCAGCTTCATGCTTGTTGATCTATGCAGGTTTAACGAAAACATTAAAAAACCCCTCCTGTATGTACATTCATTTATTGGTCAAAGGTGATTGTGGCCTTCGCCTCACATAAACTGATGATATTGATTCTCATTCTCTCTGTCAACTAAATTATAAGTAGTCCTGTATAAACATGCTGCGCAACACAAAAAACGGCTGTGTCCGCAACCTGCAGAAACAGCCGTTTTACATATAAAGGGTATGTCTATTTGTGCAAATGATATGGCACTGTTGCGATAACGATATCCTTCTGATTCATCAGATAAGAGCGGATGAACAAGCTGGTCTGATTATGCAGAATCGCCTGCCACCAGTGCTTCGTAACAAATTGCGGAATGAGTACCGTAATGTGGTCTGTTGAAGCGGTTTTCCACTCCACCGTATCGATGAATTTCACCAGCGGGCGGATGATGCTGCGGTAACGCGAGCGGAGTACAATCAGGCGCACCCCGGGATTCCACTCTTCCCACTTCTGTTCCATTTTGTGAATCTCTTCTTCATCAAATCCGACATATACAGCCACTACATTCTCAGTCAATGACTTCGCATAGCTGATGGAATGCAGTACCGCGCGGGTAACACCGGCAACGGGAACCACCACTGTACTTCCTTTAATACAAGGTTTATCCGTTGCCGGACAAATGCGCAGCTGATCTGCAATGTTCATATAATGGCGGTGAATCCGGTGGAATACGATGATTACAAGCGGCAGGAAGATGAAGGCCATCCACACGCTCGAGAATTTAGTAATAATGAAGATCAGGGTAATCGTCAAGGTTGTGAGCATGCCGACCGTATTCACGGCGAATTTGCTCTGCCAGCCCTTAGGCTTGGTTCTGTACCACTGTACCATCATGCCAAGCTGTGAAAGTGTAAATGGAATGAATACCCCAACTGCATATAATGGAATCAAGCCTTCGGTATTTCCGTGAAAAGCAGCTACTAGCACAGCCGACATTACACCGAGGAAAATAATGCCGTTCGAGAATCCCAGCCGGTCGCCGCGCACCATGAAGGCATGCGGTAAATATTTGTCTTTGGCGAACATGAACGCCAGCAGCGGGAAGGCCGAGTAGGCCGTATTTGCCGCCAGGAACAAGATTACCGCCGTGATCCCTTGAATGAAGAAGTACAAACCGCCGCGGCCAAAAGTAGACTCGGTAATCTGTGACACAACCGTTGCTTTCTCATCCGGCATGATGCCGTACCAATAAGCCAGGAGCGTAATCCCTGTGAACATAATACCGAGAATCAGGCCCATCAGCATCAGCGTTTTGGCCGCATTTTTCTCAGCAGGTGCTTTAAAGTTAGGGATCGCATTGGAGACTGCTTCTACCCCGGTCAGGGCCGAACAGCCGGAGCTGAATGCCTTAAGCAGGAGGAACATACTGACATTCGATACCGCTGATCCGATCTCCGGAACCTGGGCATGAGCTCCGCCGGTTGCATATTTGAAGACTCCGGCAATAATCAGCACAAAGATGGAGACTACGAACAGATATACCGGAATGGCTATGAAGGAAGCTGATTCGGTAACACCCCGCAGATTGACAATCGTTAAGAGCAGAATAACAGAAACCGCTATAAGTACACTATGATTATGAAGACCCGGGAACGCTGATGTGATCGCATCTGTCCCCGCCGAGGCGCTTACCGCAACGGTTAGAATGTAATCGACCAGCAGAGAACCGCCGGCCAAGAGACCGGTATGCACACCGAGATTGGTTTTGGCGACGATATACGCGCCACCGCCCTGCGGATAAGCAAAAATGGTCTGCCGATAGGACAGGATTAAAATGGCCAGCAGGCCCAATACGGCTAGTGCAATTGGCAATGAGTACCAGATAGCTGTAAAACCTGCGGCTACGAGTACGATTAAGATTTGTTCTGTTCCGTAGGCTACAGACGAGAGCGCATCAGAAGACAGGACAGCCAGTGCTTTCACCTTGGATAACTTTTCATGATCGAGTTCGTTCGACTTCATCGGACGCCCGATCAATAGTCGTTTTACCTTGCTTACCATTGTAGTAACAGTTCCTCTCTTTGTTAAGTTGAATCGGCAGTACCGCGCGCTGTTTTCATAAGTGGATTTCATAAATGCAGGCACAAAAATAAGCATACGGAAATGATCCGCATGCCTAAGTGCATGGTCATTATCCCACTATTGCTTACGAGGTTAGCTGGCGGATTCGGGCTGTGGTAGCCCTACGGATTTCGAGTCTGCTGACCCGCTTCCGATTCACCCCGTTGGCACTCGGCCAAGTTTGGTTCCCCCGTTTTTCCTTCCGGAAAATTCAGCGCATATTCAACTTCTCACAAGGACTAATATTAATCTACAATGCCTCTTCCGTAAAGCGTTGAAACAAATGAAAAAAGAATGAAAAACAACCAAAACAACCAAATCCATGATCCGGTATGTCTTGATCTTTCATTCTCTTTCATTATCCCTTTATCGCGTGATTTTACAGCGTTTCTGCTGATTAATTTACACTTAATTTAAGGGAAATATATACTCTTCATTCTGCCTGACGGCTTCTTACTCTCCTGCTTCCTCTTTGCGTCCAGTCCATAGCAGAATTGTGATCAAAGCGAACGCAATGAGTGCAAGCAGCGGGATGGTGATGAATCCGAAAAAATTCAGATAATCCGTGTTGCACGGCACACCAATCGTACATGGAAGCACCTTGCTGAGTGCCGGAATTTTTTGTTCCGCATAGTGGTAAATGGAAATGCTCCCGCCGATAATACTGAGGGGAAGTACATAAGGGATAATGCGTTTATCTCCCCGGTAAGTGGCAATTCCGAGCAAAAACAGCTGCGGGTACATGAATATCCGCTGAAACCAGCATAACTTGCAGGGCTCATATTTCAGTACTTCACTGAGATACAAACTTCCAGCTACAGCAACAACAGAGACGAACCAGGCCAAGTAGAGACAGTTGCGACGGCAGAATGCAGAGAATTTATTCATTGTGCAGCCACAGCTTCCGCAGCTACTTGGATTTGAGCATCAATTTCCTCCATATTAAAAGGTTCATTCACCTTGACTCCATTTACAAACAAACTCGGTGTATTGGTTACTCCAGTGTCTGTGCCAAGCTGGATATCTCTCTCCAGTTCGCTTTCGTAGGTCTTGTCTTCAATATCTTTACGCAGCAGGTCGAAATCAATAGGCAGTTCTAATTGCTGTGCAAGACTTACCAGGAAGTCCGGTGTTGCCCATTCTTCCTTCTCTGCGCCTTGGTTAGCGTAAATGGCATCGAAGAATTTCCAGAAGGCCTCTTGGTTCTGATGGTACACGGAGAGTGCCGCAAGTGAGGCTGTTCTCGAATCCGTACCGATAAAGGCCAGGTTCACGAAATAAAAGGCTGCTTTATCCTGATTTACATACTCCTGAACGATTTGCGGTTTGATTACCCCGGTAAACTGGGCACAAGCCGGACATTTGTAATCGCCGAATTCGACGATTTTGACTGGAGCATCTTCTTTACCCAGCCGCGCCATTTCACTGTAATTGAAATCCACCGGATCCGCAGTGGATCCTGCAGTTGAGCTGTCCTTCGAGGCTAGCATGAATAACCCTACAAAAATAATAACGACTAAGGCCACTGTACTCACGATCAGAATTCTCGTTTTCTGCTTCTGCTGCTCCTGCTCTGCCCGGCGTTTCTCCTGCTTGCTCATCTGGGGAAGCGCGACATTGTTCTTTTTCGATTTGCTCAAAGAGAGTTC
This window encodes:
- a CDS encoding DsbA family protein, encoding MSKSKKNNVALPQMSKQEKRRAEQEQQKQKTRILIVSTVALVVIIFVGLFMLASKDSSTAGSTADPVDFNYSEMARLGKEDAPVKIVEFGDYKCPACAQFTGVIKPQIVQEYVNQDKAAFYFVNLAFIGTDSRTASLAALSVYHQNQEAFWKFFDAIYANQGAEKEEWATPDFLVSLAQQLELPIDFDLLRKDIEDKTYESELERDIQLGTDTGVTNTPSLFVNGVKVNEPFNMEEIDAQIQVAAEAVAAQ
- a CDS encoding APC family permease, producing the protein MVSKVKRLLIGRPMKSNELDHEKLSKVKALAVLSSDALSSVAYGTEQILIVLVAAGFTAIWYSLPIALAVLGLLAILILSYRQTIFAYPQGGGAYIVAKTNLGVHTGLLAGGSLLVDYILTVAVSASAGTDAITSAFPGLHNHSVLIAVSVILLLTIVNLRGVTESASFIAIPVYLFVVSIFVLIIAGVFKYATGGAHAQVPEIGSAVSNVSMFLLLKAFSSGCSALTGVEAVSNAIPNFKAPAEKNAAKTLMLMGLILGIMFTGITLLAYWYGIMPDEKATVVSQITESTFGRGGLYFFIQGITAVILFLAANTAYSAFPLLAFMFAKDKYLPHAFMVRGDRLGFSNGIIFLGVMSAVLVAAFHGNTEGLIPLYAVGVFIPFTLSQLGMMVQWYRTKPKGWQSKFAVNTVGMLTTLTITLIFIITKFSSVWMAFIFLPLVIIVFHRIHRHYMNIADQLRICPATDKPCIKGSTVVVPVAGVTRAVLHSISYAKSLTENVVAVYVGFDEEEIHKMEQKWEEWNPGVRLIVLRSRYRSIIRPLVKFIDTVEWKTASTDHITVLIPQFVTKHWWQAILHNQTSLFIRSYLMNQKDIVIATVPYHLHK
- a CDS encoding disulfide oxidoreductase; this encodes MNKFSAFCRRNCLYLAWFVSVVAVAGSLYLSEVLKYEPCKLCWFQRIFMYPQLFLLGIATYRGDKRIIPYVLPLSIIGGSISIYHYAEQKIPALSKVLPCTIGVPCNTDYLNFFGFITIPLLALIAFALITILLWTGRKEEAGE